The Acidobacteriota bacterium genomic interval AAGGGGAGTGTCTGCGCCGTGTACGGCCGGCCGGCCAGCTTCGACAGCGAAGCCGCCAGCTTCTCGTGGTCGAACGCCGGGCGCTTCTGCTGCGTGTCGGCATCGACCAGAACGAACTCGTAGCCCCCCTTCGCCGACCGTCGATACCAGAAGCGGGACGTTCGGCCGATCCAGGTGGCCGAATCAGGCATGCCCGCGGCGACGTCCTGGTACCGCTCGCGAAGGCCGTTGGCCCGCTGATAGTCGGCGGCGGTCCCTTGCGCGCCGGCCGCTCCCGGCACGAGTTCGACGCTCAGGGCACACGCGAGGATCCACACGCTCCGTCGTAGATTCATCTCATCCCCCGTCAAATCATCCAGGCGGGCATTCTATTCCCCGGTCTGGCACGCCGCGCGGGAATTCTTTCTACCCGTGCACGCCGGGTGCTTCGTGGCCCGTCCGCTCCACGTACTCGACGTACGAACCCGGGTAGAGATGCGGGTGCGTGTCGTGACCGCTCTCGCCGCCCAGTTCGAGCACGCGGTTGCTCAGGCCCCGCAAGAACGTGCGGTCGTGCGAGACGAAGAGCATCGTGCCGTCGAAGTCCTTGAGCGCCTCTACCAGCATCTCCTTGGTCGCCAGGTCCAGGTGGTTGGTAGGCTCGTCGAGGACCAGGAAATTCGGGGGATTGAGCAGCATGCGGGCCATGACGAGCCGGGTCTTCTCCCCGCCCGACAGCGACCGGATCCGCTTGTCGATGTCATCGCCGGAGAACTGGAACGCGCCAGCCAGGTTCCGCAGCGCGCCGATCGACTCCTGCGGAAAGTCCTTCTGCAGCTGCTCGTCGATCGTCAGGTCCGGATCGAGGATGTCGAGCGCGGCCTGCGCAAAATAGCCCATCTTCAGGCTGGCACCCAGGCGGACGGCGCCGGAGTCCGCGTCGAGCACGCCGGCGACCATCTTCAGGAGCGTGGTCTTGCCGGCGCCGTTGCGGCCCATCACCGACCACCGCTCACCGCGTCGAATCGTCATGTTGAGGCCGTCGTAGATCACGTGACGGCCATACGCCTTCGACACGTCTTCCAGCGTGACGACCTGTTCCCCGGAGCGGGGCGGTGTGCGGAAGTCGAAGCGCACGACTTTCCGCTTCTTGGGCAGCGTAATCTTCTCGATCTTGTCAAGGGCCTTCACCCGGCTCTGTACCTGCGCCGCCTTGGCCGCATGCGTCGAGAACCGCTCGATGAAGCGGCGCTCCTTGGCCAGCATCGACTGCTGGCGCGCGTACGCGGCCTCCCGGTTCGCGTCGCGGATGGCCCGCTCGCGCTCGTAGAAGTCGTAGTTGCCCGAGTAGACGGTGATCTCCCCATCGTCAATCTCCGCGATCTTCGTGACGATGCGGTTCATGAATTCCCTGTCGTGCGACGTCATCAGCAGCGCGCCGGCCCTGGACTTCAGGAACGCTTCGAGCCAGATGATCGATTCGATGTCCAGGTGGTTGGTCGGCTCGTCCATCAGCAGGATGTCCGGGTTCCCGAGCAGCACCCGCGCCATCGCCACGCGCATTTTCCATCCGCCGGAGAGCGCCGCGACGTCACCGTCGATGCGGTCGTCCTCGAAGCCCAGGCCATGAAGCACCTCGCGTGCCTGCGCCTCGAGCGCGTAGCCCCCCAGGTGGTCGTACTCTTCCTGGACTTCGCCGAAGCGCGACAGGATGTCTTCCATCCGGTCCGCCTGCGCCGCATCGCCCATCGCGTGCTGCAACGCCTCGAGTTCGTGGTGGAGATCGCCGGCGCGGCCGCTGCCCGCGATGGTTTCGTCAAGCACGGATCGACCGGCCATCTCCTCGACGTCCTGCCGGAAGTAGCCGATCGTCATCCGCTTCGGCACCGTTAGATCGCCCTCATCGGGCGCCTCTTCGCCGACAATCATCCGAAAGAGCGTCGTCTTGCCGGAGCCGTTCGGGCCGACCAGGCCGACCTTTTCGCCGGGGTTGATCTGAAACGAGGCCTCAACAAAGAGAATCTGGCGGCCGTACTGCTTGCTGATGTTCGAAAATGAAATCATGGGGTTCCAGACATTGTGACAGGAATCCCGTCCGTGTCCGGCCAGGCCATTCAAAACAGTGTCGCGCAGGCTCGGCCCCAGTCCGCCCACACACGTTCGTAGTCGGGCGCGGCGCTCATCATCGGCGAGAGCTGGTTGCTCCACGCCTCACGATTCCACTCCCTGAGCGTTTCTGACGTCAACCGAGACCGGTCGGGCTCGATGTGTCTGACCTGGCATTTCCGCTCGAACAGAGCGCGCAACTCCCTGCCGGCGACGGGTTCCGATCGGTGACAGAGGATGAACCACAGGTCGTAGAGGTCGCGAGGGCGGGGCCACTTGTCCTGCTGTTGCAGCAGCGAACGGAGTTTCTCGGCGACGATTTCCTGCAAACTGTACACGATGATGCGGAACGGATCGATCTCGGGATACGGCGATTCCACCGCGCGAATCTCTGGCGGCGTCAGCACCGGCTCATCGAATGTGAGATGAACCCGGACCGCTGGCAGGGCCTGCCTGCGTACGGTCCCGCGCGAATAGTGGAGGGGAATCTCCAGTTGTTCCTGCCCGGACGAATGCACCGCCGTCCGCACGTCAATGGCGACGCCAGTCGCATCGTGTACGAGCCCGGCGGTCCTTTCGAGGAGCGCCACCGCGCCCGCGAGATGACTATCGCCGTCGGGCCGACACGAAAAGTCGATATCCTCTGAAAACCGGTAGCCCGCGTAGTAGCAGTGGCGCAGGCAGGTTCCCCCCTTGAACGTCCACCCCGCGTTCAGAAGCCCTGCCTTTCCAAGCCCAGACAGCACGCATAGAATGACGTAGTCCTTCTCGACCTGGTCGAAGCGCAGTCCCTCACGCTG includes:
- a CDS encoding ABC-F family ATP-binding cassette domain-containing protein; translation: MISFSNISKQYGRQILFVEASFQINPGEKVGLVGPNGSGKTTLFRMIVGEEAPDEGDLTVPKRMTIGYFRQDVEEMAGRSVLDETIAGSGRAGDLHHELEALQHAMGDAAQADRMEDILSRFGEVQEEYDHLGGYALEAQAREVLHGLGFEDDRIDGDVAALSGGWKMRVAMARVLLGNPDILLMDEPTNHLDIESIIWLEAFLKSRAGALLMTSHDREFMNRIVTKIAEIDDGEITVYSGNYDFYERERAIRDANREAAYARQQSMLAKERRFIERFSTHAAKAAQVQSRVKALDKIEKITLPKKRKVVRFDFRTPPRSGEQVVTLEDVSKAYGRHVIYDGLNMTIRRGERWSVMGRNGAGKTTLLKMVAGVLDADSGAVRLGASLKMGYFAQAALDILDPDLTIDEQLQKDFPQESIGALRNLAGAFQFSGDDIDKRIRSLSGGEKTRLVMARMLLNPPNFLVLDEPTNHLDLATKEMLVEALKDFDGTMLFVSHDRTFLRGLSNRVLELGGESGHDTHPHLYPGSYVEYVERTGHEAPGVHG
- a CDS encoding nucleotidyl transferase AbiEii/AbiGii toxin family protein; amino-acid sequence: MITTAELHAAAQREGLRFDQVEKDYVILCVLSGLGKAGLLNAGWTFKGGTCLRHCYYAGYRFSEDIDFSCRPDGDSHLAGAVALLERTAGLVHDATGVAIDVRTAVHSSGQEQLEIPLHYSRGTVRRQALPAVRVHLTFDEPVLTPPEIRAVESPYPEIDPFRIIVYSLQEIVAEKLRSLLQQQDKWPRPRDLYDLWFILCHRSEPVAGRELRALFERKCQVRHIEPDRSRLTSETLREWNREAWSNQLSPMMSAAPDYERVWADWGRACATLF